One genomic window of Mogibacterium diversum includes the following:
- a CDS encoding biotin transporter BioY, with translation MDKNRNKENDICDINKNCNNGHVKSHNRLDARTITSVGLAIALLVIGSAISIPIGPVPISLQSLVVLSIGITMGRRLGVMAVIVYVIAGLVGLPVFAGLKGGPQYIFAPTFGFIIAFILAAYIVGAGYESSSNVKRYVSLVIATFVIYAVGAGYFYFVQSVHLGNNIPFTKVLQLTVLPFIIGDMIKLHVAFCVGGKLKSILGVNFENAN, from the coding sequence ATGGATAAGAATCGAAATAAAGAAAACGACATTTGCGATATTAACAAGAATTGTAATAATGGTCACGTTAAAAGCCACAACCGACTAGACGCACGCACTATTACAAGCGTTGGACTTGCGATAGCTCTTCTCGTGATAGGGTCTGCGATTTCCATACCAATCGGCCCAGTTCCCATTAGCCTGCAATCGCTCGTAGTGCTCTCGATAGGGATAACTATGGGGAGAAGACTCGGTGTGATGGCTGTTATAGTGTATGTGATAGCAGGGCTTGTTGGACTCCCAGTATTTGCCGGACTAAAAGGAGGACCGCAGTATATATTTGCTCCAACATTTGGATTCATAATAGCGTTCATCTTAGCAGCATATATAGTAGGTGCAGGATATGAATCGAGTTCAAACGTGAAGAGATATGTTAGTCTTGTTATAGCGACCTTTGTGATATATGCGGTAGGTGCGGGATACTTCTATTTTGTACAGAGTGTACATCTTGGGAACAACATTCCATTTACGAAAGTTCTCCAGCTTACGGTACTGCCGTTCATAATTGGAGATATGATAAAGCTTCATGTAGCTTTTTGCGTAGGCGGAAAACTTAAGAGTATACTAGGTGTAAACTTTGAAAATGCCAACTAG
- the metG gene encoding methionine--tRNA ligase — MTEKKGTFYITTPIYYPSAKLHIGHTYCTVMADAMARFKRLTGYDVRFLTGTDEHGQKIAKCAQEAGVTPIEYIDPIVDTIKRLWATMEISYDDFIRTTEERHEKRVQEIFMKMYNNGDIYKDKYEGWYCTPCESFWTESQLVEGNCPDCGRPVKKMSEDAYFFKLSKYSDKLVELLGNGTFLQPESRAKEMISFVEQGLEDLCISRASLDWGIKVPIDERHVIYVWLDALSNYITALGFPGEDEEQYKKYWPGINLVGKEIVRFHSIIWPAMLMSMNEPVPKKVLGHGWILIDGGKMSKSKGNIVDPEILIDRYGIDALKYFLLREYTFGQDGLYTNEIMLNRINYDLANDLGNLLSRTVSMIEKYCGGVVPEATTEDDFDRDLIATALGCAAKVEAHMDEFRFNNALEEIWIVISRANKYIDEKMPWVLAKDESKKAELDTVMSNLAEVLRMISVLIIPYMHTTSDRMRDQLGISNQEAKWSDLEEFRMMAGANVHKGDALFPRLDVAKEIEVLSNTEQEKVAIKKNNRKK, encoded by the coding sequence ATGACGGAAAAAAAGGGCACTTTTTATATTACTACACCTATATACTATCCAAGCGCTAAGCTGCACATTGGACACACATACTGCACCGTTATGGCAGACGCTATGGCGAGATTTAAGAGGCTTACTGGATATGATGTAAGATTCCTCACAGGTACTGACGAGCACGGTCAGAAGATCGCTAAGTGTGCACAGGAAGCTGGCGTGACACCGATTGAATATATCGATCCAATTGTTGATACAATTAAGAGACTCTGGGCGACGATGGAGATTAGCTATGATGACTTTATCAGAACCACAGAGGAGCGCCATGAAAAGCGTGTTCAGGAAATCTTCATGAAGATGTACAACAATGGTGATATCTACAAGGATAAGTACGAGGGGTGGTACTGCACTCCTTGTGAGTCCTTTTGGACAGAGAGCCAACTAGTAGAAGGAAACTGCCCTGATTGCGGTAGACCTGTTAAGAAGATGAGCGAAGATGCATACTTCTTTAAGCTGTCAAAGTATTCTGACAAGCTTGTTGAGCTTCTTGGAAATGGCACATTCCTTCAGCCTGAATCTCGTGCGAAGGAGATGATTTCATTTGTAGAGCAGGGGCTCGAGGACCTATGTATCTCGAGAGCTTCATTAGATTGGGGCATCAAGGTTCCGATTGATGAGAGACACGTAATCTATGTGTGGCTCGATGCTCTATCAAACTATATTACCGCCCTTGGATTCCCTGGTGAGGATGAAGAGCAGTACAAAAAGTACTGGCCAGGAATAAACCTAGTAGGTAAGGAAATCGTAAGATTCCACTCCATTATCTGGCCTGCAATGCTCATGTCCATGAATGAGCCAGTGCCTAAGAAGGTTCTTGGTCACGGATGGATTCTAATCGATGGTGGTAAGATGTCGAAATCGAAGGGCAATATTGTTGATCCGGAGATTCTAATCGATCGTTATGGAATAGATGCGCTTAAGTATTTCTTGCTCAGAGAGTATACTTTTGGTCAAGACGGGCTATATACCAACGAAATCATGCTTAACCGCATCAACTACGACCTCGCTAATGACCTTGGAAACCTCCTATCGAGAACCGTTTCGATGATTGAAAAGTATTGCGGCGGAGTGGTTCCAGAAGCTACGACTGAGGATGATTTCGATCGTGACCTGATTGCTACAGCACTCGGATGCGCTGCGAAGGTTGAAGCCCACATGGATGAATTCCGCTTCAACAATGCGCTCGAGGAGATTTGGATAGTTATTTCGAGAGCTAACAAGTATATCGACGAAAAGATGCCTTGGGTTCTTGCAAAGGACGAGAGTAAGAAAGCCGAACTTGATACAGTTATGAGCAATCTAGCAGAGGTGCTCAGAATGATTTCTGTGTTAATCATCCCATATATGCATACGACTTCAGATAGGATGAGAGATCAGCTCGGAATTTCAAATCAAGAGGCAAAATGGTCGGATCTCGAAGAGTTCCGCATGATGGCTGGGGCAAATGTCCACAAAGGAGATGCTTTGTTCCCAAGGCTAGATGTAGCTAAGGAGATCGAAGTTCTATCTAATACAGAACAGGAAAAGGTTGCTATAAAGAAGAACAACCGAAAAAAATAA